The Artemia franciscana chromosome 11, ASM3288406v1, whole genome shotgun sequence genome has a segment encoding these proteins:
- the LOC136032756 gene encoding mucin-2-like, which produces MKKTCITRMKNLDKFKYITLLYFLVDSVTSLKRTGLTKLQGIAYQQCKSCETCSDSRKTWFLCDINRNCFCFITEKKLKSWDEASAYCERNPQGTRLSVLYEPSLHDALLKVLRKHHIERSWIGLSIKESKDTYDTVPYYMWEDQTLFQKEQLYHRFNDDRELALRRSRPRKCVFIKSNGKYYSDDCFVPRPFSCIVPIGSHYSIKSYLLQVTARELASTTPQPATTTKPPRQTVTTTKQTTTMRPAVKPTTMTAAREPTTTAKTAATTTTKKPLTPTKTTVTTTTQPTTATTRAPKKTTTTKTTRKPTTAAKTVITTTTKKASTPTKTMLTTTIRQTTSTARAPKKPTTTKTTRKSTITAKTAIITTTKKPSTRTKTIITTIQPTTATTRAPKQTTTTKTTRKPTTTAKTAITTTTKKPSTPTKTILTTTIRPTITTTRALKQTTTTKSLKPTIRLAEKSTSTTANVRPSTTTTTRKPSTRKKTATATKTKKSTPFADTIATKIERPTTTPTTPFAKTTNTKPKTKSTITSVRPKMDLIDVNKVIKYEDEALIPIEDETIKKDFFTKDKIENYWNQSILAMIGVCAFAVIAIIGVGWKGGVAAASTSE; this is translated from the coding sequence ATGAAAAAAACTTGCATAACTAGAATGaaaaatcttgataaatttaaGTACATTACGTTACTTTATTTTCTTGTCGATTCTGTTACTAGTTTAAAAAGAACGGGGCTTACAAAACTGCAAGGAATTGCATACCAACAATGTAAATCTTGTGAAACTTGCAGCGATTCAAGGAAAACATGGTTTCTTTGTGATATCAATAGGaattgcttttgttttataacagaaaagaaacttaaaagTTGGGACGAGGCTTCAGCATATTGTGAAAGGAATCCACAAGGTACAAGACTCTCTGTGCTGTATGAGCCATCTCTCCATGATGCACTTTTAAAAGTTCTGAGAAAACATCACATTGAAAGGTCTTGGATTGGGCTTTCAATCAAGGAGTCTAAAGACACATATGATACTGTGCCTTATTATATGTGGGAAGATCAAACGCTTTTCCAGAAGGAACAGTTATACCATCGATTTAATGATGATAGAGAGCTTGCACTAAGAAGATCTCGTCCTaggaaatgtgtttttattaaaagcAATGGGAAATATTACTCGGATGACTGTTTTGTTCCTCGACCCTTCAGCTGCATTGTCCCAATCGGTTCTCATTATTCCATCAAATCATACTTGTTACAAGTTACGGCACGAGAACTAGCCTCGACAACCCCACAACCAGCAACCACGACCAAACCCCCAAGACAAACTGTTACAACAACTAAACAAACGACTACTATGAGGCCAGCTGTAAAGCCCACAACCATGACAGCAGCTAGAGAACCTACCACCACAGCCAAGACAGCTGCtacaacaacaactaaaaagCCATTGACGCCTACAAAGACTACAGTAACAACTACGACACAGCCAACTACAGCAACTACTAGAGCTCCAAAAAAAACCACTACAACAAAAACTACTAGAAAACCAACCACAGCAGCCAAGACAGTTATtacaacaacaactaaaaaagcaTCGACACCTACAAAGACAATGCTAACAACTACAATACGACAAACTACATCAACTGCTAGAGCTCCAAAAAAACCCACTACGACAAAAACTACTAGAAAATCAACCATCACAGCCAAGACAGCTATTATAACAACAACTAAGAAACCATCGACACGTACAAAGACTATAATAACTACAATACAACCAACTACAGCAACTACTAGAGCTCCAAAACAAACCACTACGACAAAAACTACTAGAAAACCAACCACCACAGCCAAGACAGCTATtacaacaacaactaaaaaaccaTCGACACCTACAAAGACTATATTAACAACAACGATACGACCAACTATAACAACTACTAGAGCTCTAAAACAAACAACCACCACAAAATCTCTGAAGCCAACTATCAGATTAGCCGAAAAATCAACTTCTACGACCGCGAACGTCAGACCGAGTACCACGACGACAACTAGAAAACCATCCACCCGTAAAAAAACAGCAACTgcgacaaaaactaaaaagtcaaCTCCATTTGCAGATACTATTGCTACTAAAATTGAAAGACCAACCACTACACCCACGACCCCATTTGCTAAAACCACAAATACAAAGCCAAAAACAAAGAGTACAATCACTAGTGTCAGACCTAAAATGGACCTAATAGACGTCAACAAAGTAATAAAATACGAAGATGAAGCACTTATTCCAATAGAAGATGAAACTAtcaagaaagatttttttacaaaagataAGATAGAAAACTACTGGAATCAATCAATCTTAGCAATGATAGGAGTGTGTGCATTTGCTGTGATTGCCATAATTGGAGTGGGGTGGAAGGGTGGTGTTGCTGCTGCATCAACATCTGAATAA